The sequence below is a genomic window from Leucoraja erinacea ecotype New England chromosome 10, Leri_hhj_1, whole genome shotgun sequence.
TTCTCCATTCACCAAAAATATAAACATGAAATTTGTTCTGACAGGCAACAATAGAGGTAAGTCTTAAGCTCCACGACAGTTCTGAGGGACTTTGGAAGTAGCACTCAAAATAAATTAGTAACCAAAATTAAATATAGATAAATTGAGTTTTGTGTTTAGTATAGATGATGTTCTGAGCAGTGTCTTCCAGAAGAAACTGCTCTCAGTAACACAGTTACCAGATATGAGGGGGAAgtcttgtttttattttacagTCCTTTTAACTGAATTTCAGCAAAGATTAATAATGGCCGCACTTCTGTTCATTTAGTGGATATTTGAACTGTAGCAAAACATATTTTACTGTATAGGGAATTAATGTTTCTAAATTTTGGTGCACCTTCAGCATGCAACAAATGAATGATATGTGGATGAGTGACGTTTGATTCTTAATGTGAAGGGAATAACCAGTAATGTCAAGTTGCAGAAGAACAATGGTTTAGCCAAGTCTGTCAAACAGGCTTAAGTACATTTTCCAATGATTAGATGTTGTGATTCAATGCAATTGCGATCACATATCTTTAAAGTGGAAGAGTCCCTAAGGACTGCCCAGGAGGACAAAAATAACTTACCTGGCCCAAAAAAAGTTGTTTTGGGACTTTTTCCACAAATTTAATACCAGGAGTAGTTTTCCACCCAGCACTTGTTGGAGATGGTGTTTCCCATCCCCTCCAAAAGTCTGATTATGCATAGACAGCTCTAACCACGACTCAACTGACAGAGAGAGATGAATTTGTAAACATTAAAGAGCTGAACATTTGCTGAGGTACTTCAGATAATAAACAAGTCAGTAAACCTCTCACAAACAGCAACGCCTTCTCAGCTACCTCTGTACAATTTCACTCAGCTCTCTAACACATGTCAGTAAGTTACTGAGCACAGAGTTTGTAGGAGGTCCAGTCGAAGCTGTGGAGGATACCTGGAGTTCATGCAAGCCATGTTCTAATTTGCCTACAGCTTCACGGAAAGCAAACTTGTTTCTCATCTGAGTGATGCAGTCCACGTAACCAGAGCAATGATCGAGCAACCGATGTCCTGCTTCAACCAACTGGCTGTTGGAAGTGGACTCTGAACCACTGTCAATAACATTGGAGAGAAGCTCGGCACACTCCAATAATGCCTCTTTACTGATTTTTTCTGTTGGCACTTTTTCAGGTGGAAGCTTGGTTTTCCGCAAGGAaattctagcacctgcagttacaGAGGTACCGTTTGCAAGTTTAGAAGTTGTTGCAGTGGGAATGGATGAACCTGGAGGCACTTGAGGAGGTGGTATAGATGGCCTAGAAATCTTTGCAAACACTGGTATTGTTGGTCGTTTGCCACCTTCACCATTTATCTCAACCTCTTGTTGTGCTGCCGAAATACTCTCCAGGTCCTccgttgtttctgtgctgttgaaATTAGTGCTAGGAGGAGGTTGCAATAGTTTTAGggaaggtggaggtggaggtggtgcaCATTTTGGTTTGACAAGCCTTGGCCTCTCTCTTTCAGATGTAACCTGATGCTCTGACAGAAGTTTGAATTTGTTTCCCAAGGAATCTGTTCCAATCAACTGAACTTCAGCAGGAGCATGCTTCAAAGTTGGCGATATCAAGACAGGTACTTTATGGTTATGAGTTGCTGGAAGTGTGGCAGAAGCCTTCGCTGGTGAGGACCAACCTATCTTCTCCATATCTTCTTTCACTCCTAATGGACCAGAATGATTGCTGTTAGTTTCCCCACGCCCAACCGATACAGCATTGAGGTTTTGAGAAAGATCACCATCTCCGTTGCCAGTCTGGGCCCTGAGAGAGGGTGTTGCGGCACACCTTGCCAAAAGTTTTGTTTTTGCCTTGTCTCTCAAAGATGCAACTCCATCGTCTGCTTTTCTATGCAGTGGATCTGTCAATCGTCCCGGTCCTTCCTCTTTGGCAGGGTAGGGCGCTGGATGCTCGACTTGAATTCTGTTGCGGTGACAATTTCTAGGAAGTGTCAAGGCTAGACGATCCAGTTCTTGAAGTCCTGAAGACATGGAAGAAGTAGAATTTGACCGGGGAAAAGGTTTTGTGCCGTCCAAGCCTGAATCGTCATTACTCGTAGGCTTCCCTGGTTTGAAGCCAAGAGTCTTTTTTATTAAGCGAGGAGTGAAAAAACCAGCAAATCCTGCCCACCCTCCACCAGTTACACCACCGTTTCTTTGCACAGAACCTCGTCCACAACACCTAGCCTGAGTGAGGTTCCCTTCTGCGTGTGAATGGACAAAAGCAAGCCCATCAGAGTGCTGAAAAGATGAGAAAGAAGCAAAGTTACCCGTTATCTCATATTTTTTGTGTGGATGGTTCTCCATTTCGCGGAAGGAACTGCTACGCTTAGGTGGCATAGGGACAGTCTTCTTCTTCATGAAGGAACTAAAGAAGCCAGCTTTTCTATCTCGAGTAAACAGGTTCTCTTTGCTATCATCCAGGAGACCACCAGGAGATTTGTCTCTTTGTTTACGAGGCAATGCTGGCGAGATGCTACATGGGGCTGTACTTGTTCCCATCCCTATTGGGAAATGAAAAAGATAGTAGATGTAATCCAAACATTGAAAGACTATTTAAACTGTATTCTTAATGTTTTCCTGTCACCAGCCTCCATCATGTTCtcattttcctcttttttttaaatttttctgCATGTTTCAAACGTTATGTTCAGTTTCTAGTTTCTTATTTTGTCCCAGCACAACCACTCACTTGACAAAATTGCACTATTTTCTTCAACATGACATCTTCAATTTGTTTCCAATGCTAATAAAACCGTAGCAGAGAAAGTGATTCAGCACAAGGCTTCTCTGGTTGTGAACACAGAATCTGCAGGTTATGTCTGACATATTCTGTCCAAAAAATGATTGCGTTAAAAATTGAAGCCCATCCAAATTTATTCATTTGCTTCTGCTTCAAAAAATCAATAATTAAATAGACTACCAAGCACTGATTTGATCCGCATTACAATTTATCTTGTGCCTAATTGCACTTGATAATTTGGAGAGCCAGGAGCCAGACTTTAAAAAAAGATATAATTTTGGAGAGGAATGAGGGGATTGCCATTTGAACTAAAGAAGCTCATTACTTAAATAAAAGCATGAGCAATATGCAATCAAAAATAGAGGCCATCAAGTTTGTGACATGTTCACCTAACTTCTCCACAAAAGGATCTATcagggaagatggacacaaaatgctggagtaattcagcgggacagcagtatctctggagagaagaaagggggacattttgggtcgaggcccttcttattATTAAAGTACTGCATTTAGGGCCGCATGCAAagagaggtatttaaaatgtaaCAAGTACCTGGCATAACAGTAGGAGCTATAGCAGGATGATCCATGTCCATGTTTTCCTTATTTTCTGCATTTTTCTTGAGTGTTCGAGTTTTAGTTGGGAGCAGGGGTAACTGAAAGTGTTGCGCGATTCCAGTTGAAGAGGCATTTTTTCCAAGTTCTTCTGCAACTTCTGCCAGAGGAAAAGAAGCACtaacatttgaatatttggtattAGTCTTTATGGTTTATAAACTTATATAACTCTTCACATTCTACCTATGCATATATCTATCTTTTATCTTATTTCTCTATAATCTCAGATTTACTGAAAAGTAATTTTTGCTGttgattatataaccatataacaattacagcacggaaacaggccatctcggccctacaagtccgtgccgaacacatattttcccctagtcccatttacctgcactcagaccataaccctccattcctttcccgtccatataactatccaattcatttttaaatgataaaatcgaacctgcctccaccacttccactggaagctcattccacacagctaccactgtgagtaaagaagttccccctcatgttacccctaaacgtctgtcccttaattctgaagtcatgtcctcttgtttgaatcttccctactctcaatgggaaaagcttatccacgtcaactctgtctatccctctcatcattttaaagacctctatcgtccccccttaaccttctgcgctccaaagaataaagacctaacttattcagcgtttctctgtaacttagttgctgaaacccaggcaacattctattgTTGCTCATGCTTTTATTTAAGTTGCTCACACTTATTTAAGTAATGAGCTTCTTTAGGCAACATTATACATGTGCATCAGCAACTATGTATGTGGAGCCACTGAGTACAAGTATAAGCCCACTATTTTCACCGGCAACTTCCGTCCTGCTTAAAGAAAACGCAGTTTGATATTAGTTGGCAATACGTTTACTTGAAACAGGAACACTAATAAGGAAATTTGTATTAGTGTTCTGCTGAAAACATTAGCAAGATGCAATATCGTACCTTCTGAAATGCTGGAGTCGTGGAACATGGTCTCAAATGCTTGATGGATCTCGGCAAACAGTGGCCGTTCCATTGGATTCCACTGCCaacctaacaaattaaagcagacACATTTAACATAATATGCCCCTTCAACACACATTAGAAATTAATTCTTGCTTTTTGAGTAGCAGTGGTACTCTCATGCTACCACAAACCACTAAATGTGAAGGTCAAATGATGTTACTGCCTATTTCTACATGAAATTCATGACAAATGGTTCCATGTTAGGGTGGTGAGTTTGCCAAATTCACATACGCACATTTTTATCTTCTATTTAATTGTCTTTGAGGAAATTACTCCACAGAATTATAAGTCTAATCTAAATGGAACTGCATTCCATGGAACTGAGAAGGGTTATGATGACACAGTATTCAATATGTCACAAGAACTATTGAATATCAGAGGTATGACCAGAATACTTATCTCACAATATCGTAATAGAATTTACATTTTGATAACAACTTGGTAACTTGATTTCATCAAATATTAAGGATCATTGGTTTGTAACGAGACAGTCACATTTCATTTCATGTGAATACGCTAAGGGTCACGGTGATATGGGAGTAAAATGTGACTCCTGctgatttaaaatacattttcataATTAATAGCTTACAGAAATAATGGAAACATCTACCTCAACTATTATCAAAACATATTACTTACATGATCTCATCAATTCATAGACTTTGGGGGGACAGCCCTCGGGTTGCTCCATTCTGTATCCCTTCTCAAGTAAGTCATAGACCTGTGACAGATCAATTCCTGGGTATGGAGACATCCCATATGTGGCAATTTCCCATAGTAGCACTCCAAATGCTGCGTAAAATGGAAAGgtggacaatttaataattattcTAAGTCAACACATGTAACAATTACCTGCATCCATTGTTAATACAGTTTCATGAGGTATTTGATGCCTTCCAAAATCAATTTGATAAACATATCGTCAGCAGCACATTGCCTGTGCTTGCTGCAATCCCATGTGTTGTTAAGTACAAACTAAGCTTTTTCAGATTTACTGGTGTTGTATTTGGTGTTTAAGATCAACTTGATCCAAAACTGGAAAGGCCTTGCACTATGGCAAGACCCCTTGCAGCATAATGCTGTTAGTTGGGTGGGCCAGAATAAGAATCAAGCCTGCCAAGGTCTATGAATAATTCTGCATGTGTTTGACAGTCAAAAGCATAAAAAAAGTATTATAAATTCATGAAAgaaccaaatttaaaaaaaaattacaatttaaGCTAAcacaatgggaaaaaaaaaacacacatcacTTTACACCAAGAACCCAATACTTGGTAGCCCGAAAGTTGAGAATTGCTTGTATTTCCATGGGGAACTTCCAGCACTCCTAACTAAATTCTGGAACATTGTCTACTTAGTCAGATCAGGGTATTAAATCATAACACAAATATATTCTACAGATTAAACTAAACGAATAATTTAACCAAATGACTAATGGATTTGATTAACACTTTAAAATCTCAATTGTTGACTTTATCTTCATCTTGTTATCATAAATTCTTAAAATTTAACCACTGCTAGGAGAACCTTTGCAAAAAACAACACATGTATTGGATATTATTCTTAATTATTTCTACCAGGATCACAtcttgtaattaaaaaaataaaccgTGATAATAAGTTTTGCCAATAGGGATAGAATCTGGCAAAGGTTGTTGTAAAAGAATATTAAGAACAAACTGCTTTTTATCTCCAATGATCCAAAATAATAATTGGTTTGGATGTTTTAAAGGTGAGGGATAAAGTTCAGCCCAATTCAGCTTCTCAATGAGACAATTTAGATTTCCAATGTAATGCTTATTAAACACATTGCAATACATACCCCATACATCCGATTTTATTGAGAAGGTGTTGTAGGCAAGGCTTTCCGGTGCAGTCCATTTAATTGGGAATTTAGCTCCAGCATGAGCAGTGTATGTATCACCAGTCATTAATCTGCTCAGACCAAAGTCTGCAACTTTTACCACATGATTTTCACCAACCAGGCAGTTACGAGCAGCAAGGTCTCTGAAATGAAGAGACAAAATATCCATATAGGTGAATAATAGATTTCATCTCCAACATGGTAAATAACATGGTGCTTCTGAAAGCGTGCTTTGTATTCTAAAGAATGCCTGACCTGTGAATGaagttctttttctccagatattccATGGCAGAGGAGATCTGTGTAGCCATGTACAAGagcaccacagcattcacctcCTCCCGGTTGCACTCACGTAGATAGTCCAGTAAATTCCCATGAGGCATGTACTCTGTGACAATGTAAAATGGGGGTTCCAAAGTACAAACACCTAAAGATACAGAAAGGCACATTATTTCCACTGATATTCAACTTAGTTGAACACAATCTCCAGTTTTTATTTGATATTACATTACACATATTTAATTGCCAAAACTCATTAAGACAAACTATATATGTAATGTATTTTATAACCTAGAATGTCCCAACGTATCTCACAGGAAAGAAAGAACTGTTTGATTTGTGGACATTATTATAGGAAATCCCACAGCCGATTTGCACTTTAACATTGGTCACAAACAGCAGTAGGATATTGAACAGATTATTTTGCATGAATATGCAGAGcgatttaaaaaacaaaagaaaatatcAATGGGGACCTTTCCCAGCAATTTTGAGTCGAATCGTGGTATATTTTACCTCGATACAAGATCCCAGTTGTGCATTGTAGGTTTCAGAGCAAGGCATTTCTGACAGGGTAATATGCCATCAGTTCCATGCCAAAACGCCAGCAAGGCTCAAGATTCAAATCAGAAAAGTGTAGATTCATATAACACAGAAACAGTTCAGTTCTttgtgtctgtgctgaccatctaGTACTTATTAAACAAACACAGTGAGAAAGCCTGACTCCAGCACGTAGGCCATGCATTCCAGTTCGCAATCAGCCTCTGGATGAACAATTCCTCCTCAGATCATCTCTaaccattttattcattttcctacatctatgtcctctagttttagacacttCCAATGGAACTTAAATCCATAATCTTCTGACTCAGTGGTATCAATATTCTTGTGAAGAAAATAGTTACAGCATTCATATTCTGCCCCAACAACTCAAGTCACATAGCTAATTACAGAAATTAAGCCACAGCCTGAAATGTTTGCACGATGCACCATGAGTAGAATATACATGTTAATAAATCCCTTGATTATAATCACTGGAGAAATTATTCATCATTTGCAAATTAATGTTTTTTATTTGTTTGGGAAAAGGAAAACAGGGTAGAGCTTAATAAGCGCCCAGAAAAAGTGGCGAACTGCACTGTTGTTAATACGGGGCTGCTACCAACTGGAAGAGAAAAGACTTAAAAAAACTTACCCA
It includes:
- the abl2 gene encoding tyrosine-protein kinase ABL2 isoform X1, with product MGQQQGRVGGTALAGASGETVQPGRGRVGTARPGHGGRRREAIARNAEAACNIFTHHEALHRPFGSDIDSQTLTEAVRWSSKENLLGAAESDPNLFVALYDFVASGDNTLSITKGEKLRVLCYNQNGEWCEVRSKNGQGWVPSNYITPVNSLEKHSWYHGPVSRSAAEYLLSSLINGSFLVRESESSPGQLSISLRYEGRVYHYRINTTHDAKVYVTAESRFNTLAELVHHHSTVADGLVTTLHYPAPKCNKPTVYGVSPIHDKWEMERTDITMKHKLGGGQYGEVYVGVWKKYSLTVAVKTLKEDTMEVEEFLKEAAVMKEIKHPNLVQLLGVCTLEPPFYIVTEYMPHGNLLDYLRECNREEVNAVVLLYMATQISSAMEYLEKKNFIHRDLAARNCLVGENHVVKVADFGLSRLMTGDTYTAHAGAKFPIKWTAPESLAYNTFSIKSDVWAFGVLLWEIATYGMSPYPGIDLSQVYDLLEKGYRMEQPEGCPPKVYELMRSCWQWNPMERPLFAEIHQAFETMFHDSSISEEVAEELGKNASSTGIAQHFQLPLLPTKTRTLKKNAENKENMDMDHPAIAPTVMPGMGTSTAPCSISPALPRKQRDKSPGGLLDDSKENLFTRDRKAGFFSSFMKKKTVPMPPKRSSSFREMENHPHKKYEITGNFASFSSFQHSDGLAFVHSHAEGNLTQARCCGRGSVQRNGGVTGGGWAGFAGFFTPRLIKKTLGFKPGKPTSNDDSGLDGTKPFPRSNSTSSMSSGLQELDRLALTLPRNCHRNRIQVEHPAPYPAKEEGPGRLTDPLHRKADDGVASLRDKAKTKLLARCAATPSLRAQTGNGDGDLSQNLNAVSVGRGETNSNHSGPLGVKEDMEKIGWSSPAKASATLPATHNHKVPVLISPTLKHAPAEVQLIGTDSLGNKFKLLSEHQVTSERERPRLVKPKCAPPPPPPSLKLLQPPPSTNFNSTETTEDLESISAAQQEVEINGEGGKRPTIPVFAKISRPSIPPPQVPPGSSIPTATTSKLANGTSVTAGARISLRKTKLPPEKVPTEKISKEALLECAELLSNVIDSGSESTSNSQLVEAGHRLLDHCSGYVDCITQMRNKFAFREAVGKLEHGLHELQVSSTASTGPPTNSVLSNLLTCVRELSEIVQR
- the abl2 gene encoding tyrosine-protein kinase ABL2 isoform X2, translated to MCSEIMYWKLMLCDLAGAGPFYFPFCRGEALHRPFGSDIDSQTLTEAVRWSSKENLLGAAESDPNLFVALYDFVASGDNTLSITKGEKLRVLCYNQNGEWCEVRSKNGQGWVPSNYITPVNSLEKHSWYHGPVSRSAAEYLLSSLINGSFLVRESESSPGQLSISLRYEGRVYHYRINTTHDAKVYVTAESRFNTLAELVHHHSTVADGLVTTLHYPAPKCNKPTVYGVSPIHDKWEMERTDITMKHKLGGGQYGEVYVGVWKKYSLTVAVKTLKEDTMEVEEFLKEAAVMKEIKHPNLVQLLGVCTLEPPFYIVTEYMPHGNLLDYLRECNREEVNAVVLLYMATQISSAMEYLEKKNFIHRDLAARNCLVGENHVVKVADFGLSRLMTGDTYTAHAGAKFPIKWTAPESLAYNTFSIKSDVWAFGVLLWEIATYGMSPYPGIDLSQVYDLLEKGYRMEQPEGCPPKVYELMRSCWQWNPMERPLFAEIHQAFETMFHDSSISEEVAEELGKNASSTGIAQHFQLPLLPTKTRTLKKNAENKENMDMDHPAIAPTVMPGMGTSTAPCSISPALPRKQRDKSPGGLLDDSKENLFTRDRKAGFFSSFMKKKTVPMPPKRSSSFREMENHPHKKYEITGNFASFSSFQHSDGLAFVHSHAEGNLTQARCCGRGSVQRNGGVTGGGWAGFAGFFTPRLIKKTLGFKPGKPTSNDDSGLDGTKPFPRSNSTSSMSSGLQELDRLALTLPRNCHRNRIQVEHPAPYPAKEEGPGRLTDPLHRKADDGVASLRDKAKTKLLARCAATPSLRAQTGNGDGDLSQNLNAVSVGRGETNSNHSGPLGVKEDMEKIGWSSPAKASATLPATHNHKVPVLISPTLKHAPAEVQLIGTDSLGNKFKLLSEHQVTSERERPRLVKPKCAPPPPPPSLKLLQPPPSTNFNSTETTEDLESISAAQQEVEINGEGGKRPTIPVFAKISRPSIPPPQVPPGSSIPTATTSKLANGTSVTAGARISLRKTKLPPEKVPTEKISKEALLECAELLSNVIDSGSESTSNSQLVEAGHRLLDHCSGYVDCITQMRNKFAFREAVGKLEHGLHELQVSSTASTGPPTNSVLSNLLTCVRELSEIVQR